From the Spiribacter sp. 2438 genome, one window contains:
- the mgtE gene encoding magnesium transporter, translating to MDGDHTHDLEQLIARLEGNDRAGAAAHLEVMRTQDIAAAVAGLDADTRGALFDRLPAERQVAVFAELDHDQQVDLLDRQAPDHARYLLSAMPPDDLTGLLEDLPVAEVRRLLRLLPFRSIRRALTLLGYPEESCGRLMTTTVVTVRPDWTMGRALDEVRAQAEQGQTANLVYVTDEEGVLQGVLPLKYFLRQEADRRVAERMNTALVTIDANEPQEEGLRVIRDYDVAALPVVNEDRELLGIITVDDVLDVEEEETTEDFQRMASLGPLNLNLRSASPGLLYRKRVGWLLVLIALNLVGGIIISGFEDAIEAVVVLVFFLPLIIDGGGNAGTQSATLMIRSLATGDLRPGDWIKLWGKELLVAGALGLTMGVAVSALGLWRGGADVAMLIALAMFIVVMMGSLLGMLLPFILSRLNLDPATASAPLVTSIADVVGITIYFSLAMIILGIQ from the coding sequence ATGGATGGCGATCACACCCATGACCTCGAACAGTTGATCGCCCGCCTCGAGGGCAATGACCGGGCGGGTGCCGCCGCACACCTTGAGGTCATGCGCACCCAGGACATCGCGGCCGCCGTGGCCGGGCTGGACGCCGACACCCGCGGGGCGCTGTTCGATCGGCTGCCCGCCGAACGTCAGGTGGCGGTGTTTGCCGAGCTCGACCACGACCAGCAGGTGGATCTGCTGGATCGTCAGGCTCCGGACCATGCTCGCTACCTGCTCTCGGCAATGCCGCCGGATGACCTGACCGGTTTACTCGAGGACCTCCCGGTGGCCGAGGTCCGACGGCTGCTGCGGCTGCTACCGTTCCGCTCCATCCGCCGGGCGCTGACCCTGCTGGGTTATCCCGAAGAAAGCTGCGGTCGTCTGATGACCACCACGGTGGTGACGGTGCGCCCGGACTGGACCATGGGCCGCGCGCTGGACGAGGTGCGTGCCCAGGCCGAGCAGGGACAGACCGCCAACTTGGTCTACGTCACGGACGAAGAAGGCGTGCTTCAGGGCGTTCTGCCACTCAAGTACTTCCTGCGCCAGGAAGCGGATCGGCGAGTCGCCGAGCGGATGAACACCGCCCTGGTGACCATTGATGCCAATGAACCCCAGGAAGAGGGCTTGCGGGTCATTCGCGACTACGACGTGGCGGCCCTACCCGTGGTTAACGAAGACCGGGAGCTGCTCGGCATCATCACCGTGGACGACGTTCTGGATGTCGAAGAAGAGGAAACCACGGAAGACTTCCAGCGCATGGCCAGCCTCGGGCCGCTTAACCTCAACCTGCGCAGCGCCAGCCCGGGACTCCTCTACCGCAAACGGGTGGGCTGGCTGCTCGTGCTCATCGCCCTCAACCTGGTGGGTGGCATCATCATCTCCGGGTTCGAAGACGCCATCGAGGCGGTGGTGGTGCTGGTGTTCTTCCTGCCGCTGATTATCGATGGTGGCGGCAACGCCGGCACCCAGTCTGCCACCCTCATGATCCGCTCCCTGGCCACCGGCGATCTGCGCCCCGGCGACTGGATCAAGCTTTGGGGCAAGGAACTGCTGGTGGCGGGCGCGCTAGGTCTGACCATGGGCGTCGCCGTCTCGGCGCTGGGCCTGTGGCGGGGCGGCGCGGACGTGGCCATGTTGATCGCCCTCGCCATGTTCATTGTGGTGATGATGGGCAGCCTGCTGGGCATGCTGCTGCCGTTCATCCTCTCCCGGCTCAACCTTGATCCGGCCACCGCCAGTGCGCCGCTGGTGACCTCCATTGCCGACGTGGTCGGTATCACCATCTATTTCAGCCTGGCAATGATCATTCTGGGGATCCAGTGA
- the mgtE gene encoding magnesium transporter, which yields MSESVDFQALVERLQDRDWSALTESLPALQDRDLAALISELDAHLWEPLFRQIPTHRQADVFAYLSEDRQQTLVLSLLETDRITLLTALSYDDAAAVIAGLPESMGVETLATLSERDRWVIRSLLAYPEESAGRLMTPEFIALEADWTLAQALDHVRYTHEESETANSAFITDETGRLLGFVKLQDLLLGAADRRVSSLMRTDVISTPTRTDQEEVARIMRRYDLEVLPVVDEREILVGIITVDDVMDVAAEETTEDFLRMGSVGVGPIVLNLRNASANLLYRKRVGWLLILVVVNVFAGAAISVFETAIEAVVALVFFLPMVIATGGNAGTQASTLMVRSLATGDVQLRDWLPLWGKELAVSIALGATLGLAIWGAAAWLGGPEVGLAVAVAMSLVVVVGSMVGLLLPMILTRLNMDPATASAPLVTSIADVGGILVYFSVAIAILP from the coding sequence ATGAGCGAGTCCGTGGACTTCCAAGCCCTCGTGGAGCGACTGCAGGACCGGGACTGGTCCGCCCTGACTGAGTCACTGCCAGCGCTCCAGGACCGGGATCTGGCGGCTCTGATCAGTGAGCTGGACGCCCATTTGTGGGAGCCGCTGTTCCGACAGATCCCGACGCACCGACAGGCGGATGTGTTTGCCTATCTCAGCGAGGACCGACAACAGACCCTGGTGCTGAGTCTCTTGGAGACCGATCGCATTACGCTGCTGACGGCCCTGTCCTACGACGACGCAGCTGCGGTGATCGCCGGCCTGCCGGAGTCGATGGGCGTCGAGACGCTGGCCACGCTATCGGAGCGGGATCGCTGGGTGATTCGCAGCCTGCTGGCCTACCCCGAGGAGAGTGCCGGGCGGCTGATGACCCCGGAGTTCATCGCCCTGGAGGCGGACTGGACCCTGGCCCAGGCACTGGATCATGTCCGTTATACCCATGAGGAGAGCGAGACCGCCAACTCCGCCTTCATCACCGATGAAACCGGACGTCTGCTGGGGTTCGTCAAACTCCAGGATCTGCTGCTGGGCGCCGCGGATCGACGGGTCAGCAGTCTGATGCGCACCGATGTCATCTCCACGCCGACCCGCACGGATCAGGAGGAAGTGGCCCGGATCATGCGCCGCTATGACCTGGAAGTGCTGCCGGTGGTGGATGAGCGCGAAATCCTCGTGGGCATCATCACCGTGGATGACGTCATGGACGTGGCCGCCGAGGAAACGACTGAAGATTTCCTGCGCATGGGCAGCGTGGGGGTTGGCCCCATCGTGCTTAACCTGCGCAACGCCAGCGCCAACCTGCTCTATCGCAAACGTGTCGGTTGGCTGCTCATCCTGGTGGTGGTGAACGTCTTTGCCGGGGCCGCCATCTCGGTGTTCGAGACCGCCATCGAAGCCGTGGTCGCGCTGGTTTTCTTCCTGCCCATGGTGATCGCCACCGGCGGCAATGCGGGCACCCAGGCGTCCACCCTGATGGTGCGATCCCTGGCCACCGGTGACGTTCAGCTGCGGGACTGGTTGCCACTCTGGGGCAAGGAACTGGCCGTCTCCATTGCTTTGGGCGCCACGCTGGGCCTCGCCATCTGGGGCGCGGCGGCCTGGCTCGGCGGCCCGGAAGTCGGCTTGGCCGTGGCGGTGGCCATGTCGCTGGTGGTGGTGGTCGGCAGCATGGTGGGCTTGCTGCTGCCGATGATCCTGACCCGGCTGAACATGGATCCGGCCACGGCCAGCGCGCCGCTGGTGACCTCCATCGCCGACGTCGGCGGAATTCTGGTCTACTTCAGCGTCGCCATTGCCATTCTGCCGTGA
- a CDS encoding EAL domain-containing protein, with product MRIVTIRWWTGQAHLFAAAFAILLIGLAVTNRFFERHNSFADALANNAQQELVLIAEGASSSLADALIADDFSRIERTLEFFGSIPVIQRAELYTANGIAIVQLIRNDAGEVIFDYAIPNHLGLLNHGFTDFYPEPRYSQAITVNGVIVGWLRIKGDYRSQQPTIENSRVQVGLGSLLLWAILIGLIGYLWLQARFRRKLETRLATDPLTGATSRYGFNLRYADGERTKSYALFLIDLDNFKSINDSYGHGVGDQSLKKITDVMHADFPELDDFVRLGGDEFVLLTKAQRWAEVRVLGERLSEIFSSVRIPAEEGPLHMHCTAGGVLLGVNDELSARLSQADLALRRAKERGKDQVGYADENFLLDEGKRGAFLDLAMVRRAIQKGHIHYVIQPVVDVSKHKTLGYEALMRWRLDTGQTLMPDVFLDMYFEALRDPETAQFIDQRRRELLKRAVENNVEMFAFNIPIEDLSRPGLPQSLIKDFGSEWLSQINLVLEISERGMPRYLKDEMAQVVKVLDSIRGDDIQIALDDFGAEESNLLRMLQLDVDYLKLDRSLVAAVGESEKSQEIVSAIARLCNQLDIIVIGEGVESKEQSDLLVDLGVTVQQGFYLGYPQSPDYYFQPVETLP from the coding sequence ATGAGAATCGTCACCATTCGGTGGTGGACCGGACAAGCTCATCTTTTTGCAGCTGCGTTTGCAATTTTGCTCATCGGGTTAGCAGTCACCAATCGATTTTTTGAGCGCCACAATTCATTTGCGGACGCGCTAGCCAATAACGCTCAGCAGGAGCTCGTTTTAATTGCCGAAGGAGCGTCTAGCAGCTTAGCGGATGCGCTAATTGCCGATGATTTTTCCCGTATCGAGCGCACGCTGGAGTTTTTCGGATCAATACCGGTTATTCAAAGAGCGGAGCTTTACACCGCCAATGGCATAGCAATCGTTCAACTCATTCGTAACGACGCAGGCGAGGTGATTTTTGACTATGCAATACCGAATCACTTAGGGCTACTTAACCATGGCTTTACAGACTTCTACCCCGAGCCGCGTTACAGCCAAGCCATCACCGTGAACGGCGTCATAGTGGGGTGGTTGCGGATTAAGGGCGACTACCGCAGCCAACAGCCGACGATTGAAAATAGCCGGGTGCAGGTGGGTTTGGGGTCGCTGCTGTTATGGGCGATTCTTATCGGGTTGATTGGCTACCTGTGGCTGCAGGCGCGGTTTCGCCGCAAGCTTGAGACACGGTTGGCGACGGATCCGCTGACCGGGGCAACGTCGCGATATGGCTTTAATCTTCGGTATGCCGATGGCGAGCGCACCAAATCTTACGCCCTGTTTTTGATCGATCTCGATAACTTTAAATCGATAAACGACAGCTATGGCCATGGGGTTGGGGATCAGTCACTTAAAAAAATCACCGACGTCATGCATGCGGATTTTCCAGAGCTCGACGACTTTGTGCGCTTAGGCGGCGATGAGTTTGTGCTCTTAACCAAGGCACAAAGGTGGGCCGAAGTTCGCGTTTTAGGGGAGCGGTTATCAGAGATTTTCAGCTCAGTAAGAATACCGGCCGAAGAAGGCCCGCTACACATGCACTGTACCGCTGGCGGGGTTTTGTTAGGCGTAAACGATGAGCTTTCAGCCCGACTATCGCAGGCAGATCTTGCGCTAAGACGCGCCAAAGAGCGTGGCAAAGATCAAGTGGGCTATGCCGATGAGAACTTCCTGCTTGACGAAGGCAAACGAGGCGCCTTTCTCGACTTGGCGATGGTGCGCCGGGCCATTCAAAAAGGCCATATCCACTATGTTATTCAGCCAGTTGTTGATGTGTCTAAGCACAAAACGCTGGGCTATGAAGCCTTAATGCGTTGGCGATTAGATACCGGGCAAACGCTGATGCCGGATGTGTTTCTCGATATGTACTTTGAGGCCTTACGAGATCCAGAAACGGCCCAATTTATTGACCAGCGCCGTCGAGAACTGCTCAAGCGCGCAGTCGAAAATAACGTTGAAATGTTCGCGTTTAACATTCCTATTGAAGATTTAAGCCGCCCAGGATTACCACAAAGTTTAATTAAGGATTTCGGCTCAGAGTGGCTGAGTCAGATTAATTTGGTATTAGAGATTTCTGAACGCGGCATGCCGCGATATCTCAAAGATGAAATGGCACAAGTTGTGAAAGTGCTAGACAGCATTCGCGGCGATGATATTCAAATTGCATTAGATGATTTTGGGGCTGAAGAAAGCAATCTTTTGCGAATGCTGCAGCTGGATGTCGATTATCTGAAACTGGATCGTTCTCTGGTGGCTGCGGTTGGGGAGAGCGAGAAATCGCAAGAAATCGTCTCGGCCATTGCCCGGCTATGCAATCAGCTTGACATTATTGTCATTGGAGAAGGCGTAGAGAGCAAAGAGCAAAGCGATTTACTGGTAGACCTGGGTGTGACTGTCCAACAAGGATTTTATCTCGGCTATCCCCAAAGCCCTGACTATTATTTTCAACCCGTGGAGACGTTGCCATGA
- a CDS encoding phosphate/phosphite/phosphonate ABC transporter substrate-binding protein, translating into MEGWFSRVLHVAAGLLLVPFVSGSGIVSSKSICAEDGSDGEFYSFYIVPQRSLQATYGAWAPFLQKVEEKTDLCIRPVIPDSIPDFERDLIAGKADLAYANPYHLIMGRKSHDYRPLLRDGSQQLTGLLVSHGNSDVNTIYDLEGRTIALPAPNAFGASILTQLALKKRQINVNTVYAGSHANAFRSVVVGRVAAGGGVNNTLKRESDSVRSQLRVIFETKGHPSHPVIARSTINNDQAQAIITAIQDLAKNPNNAKLLEAVQLPDPVPATLEDYLYLANLPWNP; encoded by the coding sequence ATGGAAGGCTGGTTTTCAAGAGTCCTGCACGTCGCTGCGGGGTTACTGCTAGTCCCATTTGTTAGTGGCTCGGGCATTGTGAGCTCAAAAAGCATCTGTGCTGAAGATGGCAGCGATGGAGAATTTTATAGTTTCTATATTGTTCCCCAGCGTTCGCTGCAAGCCACTTATGGGGCATGGGCGCCGTTCCTGCAAAAAGTCGAAGAGAAAACAGATTTATGTATTAGGCCGGTCATTCCCGATTCCATTCCAGACTTTGAACGAGACTTAATTGCCGGTAAGGCAGACTTAGCTTACGCCAATCCATACCACCTAATTATGGGTAGAAAATCACATGATTATCGCCCTCTTTTGCGGGATGGCAGCCAACAATTAACCGGCCTGCTCGTTTCTCATGGTAATTCAGACGTTAATACGATCTACGATTTAGAAGGGCGCACTATTGCACTGCCCGCACCCAATGCATTTGGTGCATCTATCCTGACGCAGCTAGCGCTCAAGAAGCGGCAAATCAACGTCAACACGGTCTATGCGGGCTCTCATGCCAACGCATTCCGCTCTGTGGTGGTGGGCCGAGTTGCTGCAGGTGGCGGCGTTAACAATACCCTAAAGCGTGAAAGCGATAGCGTAAGAAGCCAATTACGGGTCATTTTTGAAACAAAAGGGCATCCGTCGCATCCAGTGATAGCACGCTCAACAATTAACAACGACCAGGCGCAGGCGATTATTACCGCTATCCAAGATCTCGCTAAAAACCCAAATAATGCCAAATTGCTCGAGGCCGTGCAGCTGCCAGACCCAGTGCCCGCAACGCTTGAAGATTATCTGTACCTCGCCAACCTGCCCTGGAATCCATGA
- a CDS encoding FAD-dependent monooxygenase, with translation MSTPKCSRKFIAIFAMQEGMSVAECCQRLEAQGAAADGAVSLVWTLPPEKAEEAANQWTPTEFLAALQTAFGWRLGRLLEVSERQVYPLIAVTADQFVTDRAVILGNAAHAMHPVAGQGLNLALRDVDALPKTLAAKTETPTPDPYDPQRLADYKKEPRADYRRTFTFTDGLVRIFSNQFLPLVAVRNVGLTLLDLFPPARRLLLKQATGGNPMGASAKD, from the coding sequence TTGAGCACCCCGAAGTGCTCGCGCAAATTCATCGCGATTTTCGCCATGCAGGAAGGGATGAGCGTTGCCGAGTGCTGCCAGCGTCTTGAAGCGCAAGGTGCGGCGGCGGATGGCGCGGTATCGTTGGTGTGGACGCTGCCGCCTGAAAAGGCCGAGGAAGCGGCCAATCAGTGGACACCCACCGAATTCCTCGCCGCACTGCAAACCGCCTTTGGCTGGCGCTTGGGCCGCCTGCTTGAGGTGAGTGAGCGCCAGGTTTACCCGCTGATTGCGGTAACGGCCGATCAGTTTGTGACCGACCGCGCCGTGATCCTCGGCAACGCCGCCCATGCCATGCACCCCGTGGCAGGCCAAGGTTTAAACCTCGCATTGCGCGACGTCGACGCCCTGCCAAAAACCCTGGCAGCCAAAACCGAGACACCCACACCCGACCCCTACGATCCCCAGCGCCTGGCCGACTACAAAAAGGAGCCCCGCGCAGATTATCGGCGCACGTTTACTTTCACCGACGGGCTGGTGCGGATATTTTCGAACCAGTTTCTGCCATTAGTGGCTGTCCGAAATGTTGGCCTAACCTTGCTTGACCTGTTTCCACCAGCCCGCCGGCTCTTGCTTAAGCAGGCCACAGGCGGCAACCCGATGGGCGCCTCCGCCAAAGACTAA